A single Pedobacter sp. PACM 27299 DNA region contains:
- the recN gene encoding DNA repair protein RecN: MLQKLSIRNYALIDSVELKLDKGLNIITGETGAGKSIMLGALSLILGQRAETKYFFNQEKKCIIEGQFLLTDDTLHSLFEENDIDFYEETILRREISTDGKSRAFINDTPVTLGVMKQVGEKLIDIHSQHATLEINDPGFQLSVVDTLADHQSLLAQYRKGYKQYKKHLQHLAALQTAADEAKSRQDYEQFLFNELENANLKADEQSLMEIELQTLNNAESIKRSLVNAYSLLSDQEVSALPVLKEVIVQIQAIERFNPDYALLNERLRSALIELKDIAAETLNLEESTVFNPSRIEEINNRLDVIYTLEQKHKVNSIEELMGIHQKLSDNLNNLLSSDEEIDRLNQEIAQLKEQLEQMAATLSADRGQSIIATENQVAAVLQLVGMPNAKIKIVKTPLEELNKDGKDNVVLLFSANSGQPPAPVGKVASGGELSRLMLALKSIMAKHTALPTLIFDEIDTGISGETALRVGDVIGDLEKNMQVMCITHLPQIAAKGEAHYFVYKNEKGVRPTTGIRRLAPEERIHVIAEMLSGKDPGLPAIANAKELLGY, from the coding sequence ATGCTACAGAAACTTTCGATCCGTAACTACGCTTTAATAGACAGTGTTGAGTTAAAACTCGACAAAGGTTTAAACATCATCACCGGGGAAACTGGTGCTGGTAAATCCATTATGCTGGGTGCCCTCTCCCTCATTTTGGGACAACGCGCAGAAACCAAGTATTTCTTTAATCAGGAGAAAAAATGTATCATAGAAGGTCAGTTTCTACTGACTGATGATACCCTGCATTCTTTATTTGAAGAGAACGACATTGATTTTTATGAAGAAACTATTTTAAGGAGAGAGATTTCTACGGATGGTAAATCCAGGGCATTCATCAATGATACGCCGGTTACACTTGGCGTAATGAAACAAGTTGGAGAGAAATTGATAGACATTCACTCGCAACACGCGACTTTAGAAATCAATGATCCAGGTTTTCAATTGTCGGTGGTAGATACATTGGCAGATCATCAGTCGCTATTGGCACAATATCGCAAAGGGTACAAACAATACAAAAAGCATTTACAGCATCTTGCCGCTTTGCAAACCGCAGCTGATGAAGCGAAAAGCAGGCAGGATTATGAACAGTTTCTATTTAATGAACTGGAAAATGCAAATCTGAAAGCTGATGAGCAGAGTTTGATGGAAATAGAATTACAAACGCTCAACAATGCGGAGAGTATTAAGAGGAGTTTGGTCAATGCCTATAGTTTACTTTCTGATCAGGAAGTATCGGCATTACCGGTTTTAAAAGAAGTCATTGTTCAGATCCAGGCGATAGAACGTTTTAATCCAGACTATGCCTTGCTCAATGAACGTCTTCGTTCTGCATTGATTGAATTGAAAGACATCGCTGCAGAAACTTTAAACCTCGAAGAAAGCACCGTTTTTAATCCTTCCAGAATTGAAGAGATCAATAACAGGCTTGATGTGATTTATACTTTAGAACAAAAACATAAAGTCAATAGTATTGAAGAGCTGATGGGCATTCATCAGAAGCTTTCCGATAATTTAAACAATTTACTAAGCAGCGATGAAGAAATTGATCGTTTAAACCAGGAAATTGCTCAGTTGAAGGAGCAATTGGAGCAAATGGCAGCGACTTTATCAGCAGATCGCGGTCAATCTATCATTGCGACCGAAAATCAAGTGGCTGCTGTATTGCAATTGGTAGGGATGCCAAATGCAAAAATTAAAATTGTAAAGACACCTTTAGAGGAGCTGAATAAGGATGGGAAAGACAATGTGGTCCTGTTGTTTTCTGCAAATAGCGGTCAGCCGCCAGCTCCGGTAGGCAAAGTGGCATCTGGCGGGGAACTTTCCAGATTGATGCTGGCCTTGAAATCAATTATGGCCAAACATACGGCATTGCCTACTTTAATTTTCGACGAAATTGATACAGGGATTTCAGGCGAGACCGCTTTACGTGTAGGTGATGTGATCGGTGATCTGGAGAAAAATATGCAGGTGATGTGTATCACCCATTTGCCGCAAATTGCAGCTAAAGGAGAGGCACATTATTTTGTTTACAAAAATGAGAAAGGGGTGCGTCCTACTACAGGAATCCGCAGACTGGCTCCGGAAGAGCGCATTCATGTGATTGCAGAGATGCTGAGCGGCAAAGATCCTGGTCTTCCGGCCATCGCCAATGCGAAGGAACTTCTGGGGTATTAA
- a CDS encoding carboxypeptidase-like regulatory domain-containing protein, which translates to MTKWLRFCSLFLFIGLSSYGQNSFNISGIIRDKEGKPIPGAGVYLSSYKMATVTNNEGEFVLPGLNPGNYDVLIEMMGYLPLSKNVVISNKSAKIAVILQENTIQLREVVIKADPNRDRYIKIFLQQFIGMTPNSAQCKLLNPQVLQTDYNKVENVLTVTANEFLIIENKSLGYRIKYLLNNFERDFKRNIVYYSGFPTYEDLPGSRNQKKNWANKREIAYLGSSQHFFRSLYQNSTTADGFIIYKLARVPNKNRYPDSLIDAKLRQLFKPGNPITRLDLVFAKPGNSPLNDSIAYWRKQQAVPKTIEILNRAEIRSDTLVKTINNDLKTINFSDELYVIYTNERETKEYTETSNHAINRPLDIPNYQISTIVLLQPPIKFYMDGGTYNAQSSLFSGFWAYEKMADTVPRNYISTTTAK; encoded by the coding sequence ATGACGAAATGGTTGCGCTTTTGTAGTTTATTCTTATTCATAGGGCTGAGTAGTTACGGCCAAAACAGTTTTAACATCTCGGGAATTATCCGCGACAAGGAAGGGAAACCTATTCCTGGTGCCGGCGTTTACCTGAGTAGTTATAAAATGGCGACGGTCACGAATAATGAGGGTGAATTTGTGCTCCCAGGTCTGAATCCGGGCAACTACGACGTGTTAATTGAGATGATGGGTTACCTTCCGCTCAGCAAAAATGTAGTCATCTCCAACAAGTCTGCCAAAATTGCGGTGATACTGCAGGAGAATACCATTCAACTCCGGGAGGTCGTGATTAAGGCCGATCCGAATCGGGATCGATACATTAAAATATTCCTGCAGCAATTTATAGGAATGACCCCAAATTCCGCACAGTGCAAGTTATTGAACCCTCAAGTCCTCCAAACAGATTATAATAAAGTTGAAAATGTATTGACGGTTACTGCAAATGAGTTCCTGATTATTGAGAACAAATCACTGGGTTACCGCATTAAATACCTGCTGAATAACTTTGAGCGGGACTTTAAACGCAATATTGTTTACTATTCTGGCTTCCCTACTTATGAAGATCTACCCGGATCAAGAAATCAAAAGAAGAACTGGGCTAATAAAAGGGAGATTGCTTATTTAGGTTCTTCCCAGCACTTTTTCCGTTCCTTGTATCAGAACAGCACTACTGCTGATGGTTTTATCATTTATAAACTGGCAAGAGTCCCCAATAAAAACCGTTATCCGGATAGTCTGATTGATGCAAAACTGAGGCAACTTTTCAAGCCTGGAAACCCCATCACCAGGTTAGACCTTGTTTTTGCCAAACCCGGGAACTCTCCTTTAAATGATTCTATTGCTTATTGGCGTAAACAGCAAGCTGTACCAAAAACAATAGAAATATTAAACCGGGCGGAAATCCGGTCTGACACTTTGGTGAAAACAATAAATAATGATTTGAAAACGATTAATTTCAGTGATGAACTTTATGTGATCTATACCAATGAAAGGGAAACCAAGGAGTATACTGAAACGTCTAACCATGCGATCAATCGTCCATTAGATATTCCAAATTATCAAATTTCCACTATTGTATTGCTTCAACCTCCTATTAAATTTTATATGGATGGTGGCACGTACAATGCACAATCCTCACTTTTCAGTGGTTTTTGGGCTTATGAAAAGATGGCAGATACTGTACCCCGGAATTACATCTCTACAACAACGGCTAAATAG
- a CDS encoding PA0069 family radical SAM protein, whose protein sequence is MILEEEAGESYFKGRGAQFNPHNRFAKDSYVKEHQEGIDEWEETDHKTTFIFGQSKSIVNKVDSPDVGMAYSLNPYQGCEHGCTYCYARNAHEYWGFSAGLDFERKIVVKKDAPMLFKKFLERKGWDASVISLSGNTDCYQPAERQFKITRQLLEIALEYRQPIGMITKNSLILRDMDILSEMAKLNLCMVYVSINSLNEQLRQKMEPRTTTAKQRLKVVEELSKMGIPMGVMVAPLVPGLSDHEIPTILKTIANAGARSAGYTVVRLNGAIGGIFEDWLRKNYPDRFEKVWHLIQSCHGGNVNDSRFGERMKGDGHIAKLINDNFKLHCRLNHLNEERFKLDSGLFKVPGTQFSLF, encoded by the coding sequence ATGATATTAGAGGAAGAGGCCGGAGAAAGCTATTTTAAGGGTAGAGGTGCACAATTCAACCCTCACAACAGGTTTGCAAAGGATAGTTATGTCAAAGAACATCAGGAGGGAATAGACGAATGGGAAGAAACAGACCATAAAACTACTTTTATCTTTGGTCAGAGCAAATCTATTGTCAACAAAGTGGACAGTCCAGATGTTGGGATGGCTTATTCTCTGAATCCTTACCAGGGATGTGAACATGGCTGTACTTATTGTTATGCCCGTAATGCACATGAGTATTGGGGCTTCAGCGCTGGACTTGATTTCGAGCGTAAGATTGTGGTGAAGAAAGATGCACCGATGCTCTTTAAAAAGTTTCTGGAGCGTAAAGGCTGGGATGCTTCCGTTATTTCTCTTTCTGGCAATACGGATTGTTATCAACCGGCAGAACGCCAATTTAAAATTACCAGACAGTTGTTAGAAATTGCGCTGGAATACCGTCAGCCGATTGGGATGATCACGAAAAATTCTCTTATCCTTCGCGATATGGATATTTTGTCGGAGATGGCAAAGCTAAACCTCTGTATGGTTTATGTATCGATCAACAGCTTAAATGAGCAATTAAGACAAAAGATGGAGCCCAGAACAACTACTGCCAAACAAAGATTAAAAGTAGTGGAAGAGCTGAGTAAAATGGGGATTCCGATGGGTGTGATGGTTGCGCCACTTGTTCCTGGTTTGAGCGACCATGAGATTCCAACCATCTTGAAAACGATTGCCAATGCTGGTGCACGTTCGGCAGGTTATACAGTGGTTAGACTCAATGGGGCTATTGGTGGTATTTTTGAAGATTGGCTTCGTAAAAATTACCCGGATCGGTTTGAAAAAGTATGGCATCTGATCCAGTCTTGTCATGGAGGGAATGTGAATGACAGCAGGTTTGGGGAAAGAATGAAAGGTGATGGTCATATTGCCAAGCTGATCAATGACAATTTTAAGCTTCATTGTCGACTGAACCATTTAAACGAAGAGCGTTTTAAACTGGACTCCGGTTTATTTAAAGTTCCCGGAACCCAGTTTAGTTTGTTTTAG
- a CDS encoding hydroxypyruvate isomerase family protein, whose product MNRVEFLRNTAIATGALLTGSAVNAVADPAAANSFNGAAGKTFNLDYAPHEGMFANNAGKNFLDQIRFMHDQGFRSIEDNGYLGRSLEEQTKIAELLAKLGMTMGVFVVDGGDNWKTSLTTGKKEFKDKFIDTCKRSVEAAKRCNAKWLTVVPGFYERRLPYGNQMANVVDAMRAGAEIFEPHGLIMVLETLSDTPELFLQQTHETFNVCKAVNSPSCKILYDIYHMQKTEGNLIVNMDRCWDEIAYIQIGDNPGRKEPTTGEINYKNLFKHIHGKGYKGVMGMEHGNSRPGKEGELRVIQAYREVDNFLA is encoded by the coding sequence ATGAACAGAGTAGAATTTTTAAGAAATACTGCTATAGCTACCGGAGCATTGTTAACCGGATCAGCTGTGAATGCAGTGGCAGATCCTGCTGCAGCCAATTCATTTAATGGAGCAGCAGGGAAAACATTTAACCTGGACTATGCACCGCATGAAGGGATGTTTGCCAATAATGCAGGTAAGAATTTTCTGGACCAGATTCGTTTTATGCATGATCAGGGATTCAGATCAATAGAAGATAACGGTTACCTTGGAAGATCTTTAGAGGAACAAACCAAAATTGCTGAACTATTGGCCAAATTGGGAATGACCATGGGCGTCTTTGTAGTAGATGGTGGCGACAATTGGAAAACTTCCCTGACGACCGGCAAAAAGGAATTTAAAGATAAATTCATCGATACCTGCAAGCGTTCTGTGGAAGCAGCAAAACGCTGTAATGCCAAATGGCTCACGGTTGTTCCCGGTTTTTATGAACGTAGACTGCCTTATGGAAATCAAATGGCCAATGTCGTAGACGCGATGAGGGCAGGAGCAGAGATCTTTGAACCACACGGTCTGATCATGGTATTGGAAACCTTAAGTGATACTCCGGAACTTTTCCTGCAGCAAACACACGAAACTTTTAACGTTTGTAAAGCCGTTAACAGTCCGTCCTGCAAAATCCTTTACGACATTTATCACATGCAGAAAACAGAAGGTAACCTGATCGTAAATATGGATCGCTGCTGGGACGAAATTGCTTACATCCAGATTGGAGACAATCCAGGAAGAAAAGAACCCACTACCGGAGAGATCAACTACAAGAATTTATTCAAACACATTCATGGAAAAGGTTATAAAGGAGTTATGGGAATGGAACATGGCAATTCCAGACCAGGCAAAGAAGGAGAACTGCGCGTGATCCAGGCTTACCGTGAAGTAGATAATTTTTTGGCTTAA
- a CDS encoding FAD:protein FMN transferase — protein sequence MAGIHKSALLLLPLLVSLLTKKADQQQYSIHGYAQGTDYSVKYFATDSIVTKASIDSILIKIDSSMSLYKPYSQISQFNRSKTGMRIDDHFAAVMRKSFEVYRETNGKFDVTVAPLVQAWGFGPKPVTSFPDSARIKQLLQNVGMHHLSLKGNYLKKKKPAMTIDLNGIAQGYSVDVVADYLLKKGIRSFIVEIGGELRVEGPKPDGSVMRIGIEGPAASSIDEPEIRHVLSFSTGAITTSGNYRKYLQRGKGKIAHLINPKTGYPLDNQLISATIFAKDAITADGYDNAVMAMSVEEALAFVARKKGMEAYLIYHRKDGSVADTLTNGFRKMILIK from the coding sequence GTGGCAGGAATTCATAAATCGGCTTTGCTATTATTACCGCTGCTGGTCTCGCTGCTTACAAAGAAAGCAGATCAGCAGCAGTATAGTATTCATGGCTATGCTCAGGGAACAGATTATTCCGTTAAATATTTCGCGACTGATAGCATCGTCACAAAAGCTTCAATTGACAGCATCCTGATCAAGATCGACTCTTCTATGTCGCTCTATAAACCCTATTCCCAGATCAGCCAGTTTAACAGGAGCAAGACTGGGATGCGCATAGATGATCATTTTGCTGCGGTAATGCGAAAATCATTTGAAGTCTACCGGGAAACAAATGGAAAATTTGACGTAACCGTCGCACCATTGGTGCAAGCCTGGGGCTTTGGCCCAAAACCCGTGACCAGTTTTCCGGATTCTGCCCGGATAAAACAGCTACTGCAAAATGTAGGCATGCACCACCTGAGCCTAAAAGGAAACTACCTGAAAAAGAAAAAGCCAGCCATGACCATAGACCTGAACGGCATCGCCCAGGGATACAGTGTGGATGTGGTGGCAGACTATCTTCTGAAAAAAGGAATCCGCTCTTTTATTGTAGAAATTGGTGGAGAACTTAGGGTAGAAGGGCCAAAACCTGATGGATCGGTCATGAGGATAGGTATTGAAGGACCAGCAGCATCCAGTATCGATGAGCCGGAAATCAGACATGTACTCAGTTTTAGTACCGGAGCCATCACTACCTCAGGAAACTATAGAAAATACCTGCAGCGTGGAAAAGGGAAAATTGCCCACCTGATCAATCCTAAAACAGGTTATCCCCTGGATAATCAATTGATCAGTGCCACAATTTTCGCAAAAGATGCCATTACCGCCGATGGATATGACAATGCAGTAATGGCCATGAGCGTAGAAGAAGCCCTAGCTTTTGTAGCCCGTAAGAAAGGAATGGAAGCTTACCTGATTTACCATCGTAAAGATGGAAGTGTAGCCGATACCCTGACTAATGGCTTCAGAAAAATGATTTTAATTAAATAA
- a CDS encoding Gfo/Idh/MocA family protein — MNNEDLRDKRRDFLKTSALVAGGVMLNQFAFAGGHSSTDDTIKIALIGCGDRGTGAAFQALSTKQNIKLVAMADAFQDRMDNSYKVLSEKFKEKVDVPVERRFVGFDGYQKAIALADVVLLVTPPGFRPTHFEEAVKQGKHVFMEKPVAVDAPGVRKVLAAAELAKKKKLNVVVGLQRRYQANYRETLKRIQDGAIGEVMSGQVYWNSGGVWVKKRQPQQTEMEYQMRNWYYFNWLCGDHIVEQHVHNIDIANWVKNAYPVSVQGTGSRAWRTGKDYGEIYDNHAVELTYADGAVIYSQCRHFEGIANRVDETFQGTKGRTYLSAGNNGVIWDLKGKELFSHPTKGNANPYQTEHDELFAAIAKGDYKFADAERGAKSCFTAIVGRYATYSGQTIKWDEALQANNSLMPDELSWTANPKLMPDANGLYPIPTPGKSKII; from the coding sequence ATGAACAATGAAGATTTACGCGACAAGCGCCGTGACTTTTTAAAAACATCCGCCCTGGTGGCAGGGGGCGTTATGCTCAACCAATTCGCCTTTGCAGGAGGCCATTCCTCTACCGATGATACGATTAAAATCGCATTGATTGGATGTGGTGATCGTGGAACTGGTGCCGCTTTTCAGGCATTAAGCACAAAACAAAATATTAAATTAGTAGCCATGGCTGATGCTTTTCAGGATCGCATGGACAACAGTTATAAAGTGCTTTCTGAGAAATTTAAAGAGAAAGTTGATGTACCGGTAGAACGTAGGTTTGTTGGTTTCGATGGCTATCAGAAAGCAATTGCGCTGGCAGACGTAGTATTATTAGTGACGCCTCCAGGATTTAGACCTACCCATTTTGAGGAAGCAGTGAAACAAGGAAAACATGTATTTATGGAAAAACCAGTAGCAGTAGATGCACCAGGTGTCCGTAAAGTCCTTGCAGCAGCAGAATTGGCTAAAAAGAAAAAATTAAACGTAGTCGTAGGACTGCAGCGCAGGTACCAGGCGAATTACAGAGAAACCTTAAAACGTATCCAGGATGGTGCAATAGGGGAAGTAATGAGTGGACAGGTATACTGGAATAGCGGTGGTGTTTGGGTAAAAAAACGTCAGCCACAGCAAACAGAAATGGAATACCAAATGAGAAACTGGTATTACTTCAACTGGTTATGCGGAGACCATATCGTAGAACAGCACGTACACAATATTGATATTGCCAACTGGGTGAAAAATGCTTATCCGGTTTCTGTTCAGGGAACGGGTAGCCGCGCCTGGAGAACAGGCAAAGACTACGGCGAGATTTATGACAACCATGCAGTAGAATTAACCTATGCCGATGGTGCTGTCATCTACAGCCAATGCCGCCATTTTGAAGGTATTGCCAACCGTGTGGATGAAACATTTCAGGGGACAAAAGGGCGTACCTATTTATCGGCAGGAAACAATGGCGTAATTTGGGACCTGAAAGGAAAAGAATTGTTTAGCCACCCAACAAAAGGAAATGCAAATCCTTACCAGACAGAACATGATGAGTTATTTGCAGCGATCGCAAAAGGAGACTATAAATTTGCTGATGCAGAACGTGGTGCGAAAAGCTGTTTCACAGCCATCGTAGGTAGATATGCTACTTATTCCGGACAAACGATTAAATGGGATGAAGCTTTACAGGCCAACAATAGCCTGATGCCGGATGAATTGAGCTGGACTGCAAATCCAAAACTAATGCCGGATGCAAATGGGCTATACCCAATCCCAACTCCGGGGAAATCTAAAATAATTTAA
- a CDS encoding formylglycine-generating enzyme family protein, which translates to MKLNKLLAVPLLVAAFSASAQEKHQPYNQQIDGTKLNFEMQAIPGGEFQMGSKKGKADELPQHKVTIDPFWMSTFEVTWDIYEPFLYKDYETTHSTGAVPANVDAVTRPTKPYLDMTFGMGKENHPALAMTNYNAIQYCKWLYARTGVFYRLPTEAEWEYASRAGSTTDYAFGNEASKLGEYAWYKENSGGKTHEVGKKKPNQWGLYDMYGNVGEWTYDQYRPDFYASVKGENSKNPVAIPDQLYAHVIRGGSYDDGAKELRSAARLASDPIWKQLDPQIPKSNWWFPEAPFIGMRLVRPVTLPSKAEIEAYYNKPVISDF; encoded by the coding sequence ATGAAACTCAACAAATTATTAGCAGTTCCGCTATTGGTAGCTGCTTTTTCTGCCTCCGCTCAGGAGAAACATCAACCTTATAACCAACAGATTGATGGCACAAAGTTAAACTTCGAAATGCAGGCCATCCCCGGAGGAGAATTCCAGATGGGCAGCAAAAAAGGAAAAGCTGATGAATTGCCTCAGCATAAAGTTACTATCGATCCTTTCTGGATGAGTACTTTTGAAGTGACCTGGGATATTTATGAGCCCTTCTTATATAAAGATTACGAAACTACCCATAGTACCGGCGCCGTTCCAGCTAATGTAGATGCCGTAACCCGTCCAACTAAACCTTATCTCGATATGACTTTTGGAATGGGAAAAGAAAACCACCCCGCCTTAGCCATGACAAATTACAATGCCATCCAGTATTGTAAATGGCTTTATGCCAGAACAGGGGTATTTTATCGCCTGCCAACAGAAGCAGAATGGGAATATGCCAGTAGAGCAGGTAGTACAACCGACTATGCTTTTGGTAATGAAGCTTCCAAACTGGGAGAATATGCCTGGTATAAAGAAAATAGCGGTGGCAAAACCCATGAAGTAGGAAAGAAAAAACCGAATCAATGGGGACTTTACGATATGTATGGCAATGTTGGCGAATGGACTTACGACCAATATCGCCCGGATTTCTACGCCAGCGTAAAAGGAGAAAATAGTAAAAACCCGGTAGCAATACCAGATCAGCTGTATGCACATGTGATCCGCGGCGGATCCTATGATGATGGCGCAAAAGAATTACGTTCTGCTGCCAGACTAGCCTCAGATCCGATATGGAAACAATTGGATCCGCAGATTCCAAAAAGTAACTGGTGGTTTCCCGAAGCGCCTTTTATAGGAATGCGTCTGGTTAGACCTGTTACACTACCCTCAAAAGCAGAAATCGAAGCCTATTACAATAAGCCGGTGATCTCTGATTTTTAA
- a CDS encoding sugar phosphate isomerase/epimerase family protein, which translates to MKTNDRRKFLKDLGLLSAAAGLTSVIPLDTFAFEKKEFFQISLAEWSFHRALFAGKLTNMDFPLKAKKEFGINIVEYVSPFFNKKETDKAYLNELKDRTDSEGIQNHLIMIDGEGSLGDSDDKARLTAVENHYKWIDAAKYLGCKTIRVNAAGKGTADEVKTAAIDGLGKLSEYGKKQKINVIVENHGGYSSDGKWLSAVIKGVNNPYCGTLPDLGNFRISADKEYDKYLGVQELMPYAKGVSAKTHDFLPDGEEKDIDYNRMFEIIKAAKWSGIVGIEYEGSVLSEDEGVKKTKELLEKIRRKF; encoded by the coding sequence ATGAAAACAAACGACCGTAGAAAATTTCTTAAGGACCTAGGCTTATTGTCTGCAGCTGCAGGTCTGACTTCCGTTATCCCTTTGGATACTTTTGCTTTTGAAAAGAAAGAGTTTTTTCAGATTTCCTTGGCGGAGTGGTCCTTTCACAGGGCGCTATTTGCTGGAAAGCTGACCAATATGGATTTTCCATTAAAAGCTAAAAAAGAGTTCGGGATTAATATTGTAGAATATGTCAGTCCTTTCTTCAATAAGAAAGAGACCGACAAAGCTTATTTAAATGAGCTTAAAGACCGTACGGACAGTGAGGGCATTCAAAATCACCTGATCATGATTGATGGAGAAGGTAGTTTGGGTGATTCTGATGATAAAGCGAGGTTAACTGCAGTTGAAAACCATTATAAATGGATTGATGCGGCGAAATATCTAGGTTGTAAAACCATTCGTGTGAATGCAGCAGGTAAAGGCACAGCTGATGAGGTTAAAACTGCGGCAATTGATGGTTTAGGAAAATTAAGTGAATACGGAAAGAAACAGAAGATCAATGTGATTGTAGAAAATCATGGTGGTTATTCTTCTGATGGAAAATGGTTATCTGCAGTCATTAAGGGGGTAAACAATCCCTACTGTGGTACCCTGCCTGACCTTGGGAATTTCAGGATCAGTGCGGATAAGGAGTATGACAAATACCTGGGTGTGCAGGAGCTGATGCCTTATGCGAAAGGGGTAAGTGCAAAAACGCATGATTTCCTTCCTGATGGAGAAGAAAAAGATATTGACTATAACAGGATGTTTGAAATCATCAAAGCCGCCAAATGGTCTGGAATTGTTGGGATAGAATATGAAGGCAGTGTACTATCGGAAGATGAAGGAGTTAAAAAGACTAAGGAGTTATTAGAGAAAATCAGGCGTAAGTTCTAG